In Granulicella cerasi, the following proteins share a genomic window:
- a CDS encoding GNAT family N-acetyltransferase, with protein MSEIVVRPLTELAEFDQCVQLQDAVWSYDVASMVTQKVFLLASHIGGQVIGAYAGDVLAGYAMSLPGIRNGKPYLHSHHLAVLPEFRNAGVGRRLKLAQRDDAVARGIELMEWTFDPLEIKNANLNIAKLGAVIRRYKRNFYGDSVSPLHGGLPTDRIIAEWWLTSERVTKALAKEPFAGVVKGSVTVPAQIGSWKSHDAERPKAAAAQQAIANGLEQAFAQGQAVIGFEVDAEGNGKYLLGDWSEGEAR; from the coding sequence TTGAGCGAGATTGTGGTGCGTCCGCTGACGGAGTTGGCGGAGTTTGACCAGTGTGTGCAGTTGCAGGACGCGGTGTGGAGCTACGACGTGGCTTCGATGGTGACGCAGAAGGTCTTTCTGCTGGCGTCGCACATCGGCGGGCAGGTGATTGGAGCGTACGCGGGTGATGTGCTCGCAGGCTATGCGATGTCGCTGCCGGGCATTCGCAACGGCAAGCCGTATCTGCACTCGCATCATCTCGCGGTGTTGCCGGAGTTCCGCAACGCCGGCGTGGGCCGGCGTTTGAAGCTGGCGCAGCGTGATGACGCCGTGGCGCGTGGGATCGAGCTGATGGAGTGGACCTTCGATCCGCTGGAGATCAAGAACGCCAACCTGAATATCGCCAAGCTGGGCGCGGTGATTCGTCGTTACAAGCGTAACTTCTACGGCGACTCGGTTTCGCCACTGCACGGTGGCTTGCCGACCGACCGCATCATTGCGGAGTGGTGGCTGACGAGCGAGCGCGTGACGAAGGCATTGGCGAAGGAGCCGTTTGCGGGCGTGGTGAAGGGCTCTGTGACGGTGCCAGCGCAGATCGGCTCGTGGAAGAGCCATGATGCCGAGCGGCCAAAGGCTGCAGCGGCGCAGCAGGCGATTGCGAACGGGCTGGAGCAGGCATTCGCGCAGGGGCAAGCGGTGATCGGCTTTGAGGTGGACGCCGAAGGCAATGGCAAGTATCTGTTGGGCGATTGGAGTGAGGGAGAAGCACGATGA